From a single Mycolicibacterium mengxianglii genomic region:
- the secG gene encoding preprotein translocase subunit SecG — MEFALQITLIVTSLLVILLVLLHRAKGGGLSTLFGGGVQSSLSGSTVVEKNLDRLTLFVTGIWLVSIIGIGLQIKYG; from the coding sequence ATGGAATTTGCTCTGCAGATCACCCTGATCGTCACCAGCTTGCTGGTGATATTGCTGGTGCTGCTGCACCGCGCCAAGGGTGGCGGTCTGTCGACACTGTTCGGCGGCGGCGTGCAGTCCAGCTTGTCCGGTTCGACCGTGGTGGAGAAGAACCTCGACCGGCTCACGTTGTTCGTGACCGGAATCTGGCTGGTCTCCATCATCGGTATCGGCCTGCAGATCAAGTACGGCTAA
- the tpiA gene encoding triose-phosphate isomerase, whose protein sequence is MARKPLIAGNWKMNLNHFEAIALVQKIAFSLPDKYFDKVDVTVIPPFTDLRSVQTLVDGDKLRLTYGGQDLSAHDSGAYTGEISGAFLAKLGCTFVVVGHSERRTYHHEDDALVASKAAAALKHGLTPIVCIGEGLEIREAGEHVAYNVNQLKGSLAGLSAEQIAQVVIAYEPVWAIGTGRVASAADAQEVCKAIRGELGELAGADVAGTVRVLYGGSVNAKNVGEIVGQKDVDGALVGGASLDGEQFATLSAIAAGGPLP, encoded by the coding sequence ATGGCGCGGAAACCACTGATCGCCGGCAACTGGAAGATGAACCTCAACCATTTCGAGGCCATCGCCCTGGTGCAGAAGATCGCATTCTCCTTGCCGGACAAGTACTTCGACAAGGTCGACGTCACCGTCATCCCGCCGTTCACCGATCTGCGCAGTGTGCAGACGCTGGTCGACGGCGACAAGTTGCGCCTGACCTACGGCGGTCAGGATCTCTCCGCACATGACTCGGGTGCCTACACCGGAGAGATCAGCGGGGCGTTTCTGGCCAAGCTGGGCTGCACCTTCGTCGTCGTCGGTCACTCCGAGCGGCGTACCTACCACCACGAGGACGACGCTCTGGTGGCCTCGAAGGCGGCGGCCGCGCTCAAGCACGGGCTGACCCCGATCGTCTGCATCGGGGAGGGGCTGGAGATCCGCGAGGCCGGCGAGCACGTGGCTTACAACGTCAACCAACTCAAGGGCTCGCTGGCGGGGCTGTCCGCCGAGCAGATCGCACAGGTGGTGATCGCCTACGAACCCGTCTGGGCGATCGGCACCGGGCGGGTGGCCAGTGCCGCCGACGCCCAGGAAGTGTGCAAGGCGATCCGTGGTGAGCTCGGTGAGCTCGCCGGTGCCGATGTGGCGGGCACCGTACGGGTGCTCTACGGCGGCTCGGTGAACGCCAAGAACGTCGGGGAGATCGTCGGGCAGAAAGACGTCGACGGTGCGTTGGTGGGCGGTGCCTCGCTGGACGGCGAGCAGTTCGCCACCCTGTCGGCGATCGCCGCCGGCGGACCTCTGCCTTGA